A stretch of DNA from Channa argus isolate prfri chromosome 7, Channa argus male v1.0, whole genome shotgun sequence:
TATAAGTTCAGATACTCTTGTGTGATGTGATGTCAACTTTACTCCGATAAGACTAAGGGCACTCTTTTACATTCAGATTCTTGGTGTTTTCATTTGATTCATGACTATTCAAttgaaaaactgtttaagaaaacaaatggcCATAATGCTTTGGGTCCTACTTGATCAATAGTTTGGTACACACTGCACATTTGTCCACTGAGTTGGCTGGCATACAAATGTAGGAAGATGGGCCAAACTCTAAGGTTATAATTAGAATATATAAGACCAAACAATCTtatgataaacacacactttttataaattagtatctgacacattaaaataacatcTGTTGTCTGATTTTTACACCTTATATTTAACAAGCTAATTGATCCAAATACGGTAGGGGCCTGATTCATGTttttgcagcttaaaaaaaactgacaccACATCAGAGAGTAAGGGGCTTCAAAAAACGGATAATAAAATGCATACAGGCAGTGTTATTCCAACTATAAATCTAAAGGAAATGGAGCCTAAACTGCAataatgtgaatttaaatagacaactttaacatgaaaaaaaaaacaaacaaaaaaaaaaacatctttcttaAAACTATTTGCTGATTTGTCAGTAAATAGCAGATGGTTCCTTACTTGACACATTAACAGATGCAGAGAGAGCTGCAGGTGTATCACCTGTGTTTGAATGGGTATTTATGGTGTAACTCTTTATATTAGTTATAACAGTCAACAGCCACGTGGCAAAACGTTCGCCGCACATTTTAATAccataaattttaatatttgggCTGAGGGAGAAGAGCAAGTAACCTCAAGTCATAGGTAACCTCAGTCTGAAGTAAGCAAATTCATGAAATGAGTCCTCATCTCTGGTCATTGTGCTTGTTATTGTCTATTTATGAAAAGCATTTCAGAGATACATGTATGACTGATCCTGACAGCATGAAACATTCGCCCTTGTGAAGGCAGCAGGGCACATGGGCCAGAGTACAGTGCAATTACACATACCCATTCACTAATTTTACTTCAATCTGGTTTCAAGTGACAAAAGAATGGTACAAAACAACCACACCATTTTACATCATCTATACAAGAGACTTATTGGATCGGCTTTGCTAGAGTTGGAAgactgaatttcttttttcttgaaaCCAATACTGCTGTAGTCTATTACTGTTGCCACATTGCATTGCAAGtgttaaaagattttaaaaaatggcatgAAGTCAAAATCAAGTCATTTGAATGGCACATCATCGTGAGTCACATCATACCTAGATATacttcattaataaaaatatagaatagATTCCTTATAGCTGTATCGGacagttaaaattaattttcagtAATTTCAAAATCCTTTATCCTTTCCTATAAATAGTCAGTATCAAATGTGCTTATTATACAGTAAAACGCACTCAAATGTTTGCTCATAGAGTGGATAATTACTACAAGCTAAACAGCATGCACActctttatgttttatatgttgcaATGTTTCCCTGTGGTTGTGTTCCACATTTTTGTTCGCACCATAAACTCTTCCGCagatcttcctatgcacttaaatatctaaaaaaaataaaataaacaaataaaattttctttctttctgctctttctcacacttgcatcttgtaaactgtgaacacttttacatttagtcatttagcagacgcttttatccaaagcgacttacatgtgaggtgctaggcaagcaaaaatctaagtcaaggagaaaacatcaaagcaaagccctatcagaaaaaacatttcacgagatgcaagtgcgagaaagagcagaaaggattttttttttttttataatacagatttaagtgcatatgaagatgcggaagagttctgttgctgctgttcagcagttttttgaatattgggagagagtctgctgagcgtgcagagtttgctagctcattccaccatcgtggggTCTTTGcgcaaaaaagtaaaatgtaaatgtaatgtctaaaatgtaaagacaaacaatcattgttattttaaaagaagcagGCAATTGTTAAAAATCATGTCTCTACTTTAGAGACCCAACAGctgagtgaaaagaaaaaggggcAATGCTTGCTGCTGTGTTTGGGCTAATGAGCAAAGATTCAGAATAAAGAGTTGAATTAATGAGAATTTACTGGCATTTCTGTCTGAACAGGTCCTTTCCAGACATCTGAAAATACAGATAAACTTCACAAACATTGTTTAAtacagaataaacaaacaaaattgacCAATGACAGCATGAGACTAAACAGTCACTCGCCTCACTGGGAGTCTTGTTGCCGAGCAGATTAGAGATGGCCTGAAACGTGTTCGAATTGGCTCCATCCTGCTGGCACGTCGTCAAGATAACTCTGTCCGCCTCCCTGAAACACAAAACCATGTAAAATCACTGTTAAGTCTAGGCTCCTGCTGAAGGAAgaagcaggaggtggagcatCTAGGGATGTAACAGCAGGAGGTGTACCTGGTCCAAAGGATTACTTTTTTTCCACTTGCTGTCAGAGAAATATTCTTGGCACATACAGGGAGGTCAGGAGGAGGACTGGGGCGAGGAGGACCAGAGGAGGAGgtaaagagagaggaggaaactgATGTAAAGATGGATGACCTAACAGAAGTGGTAGTGACTGAAGAAGATGAGGGGGTGACCGTTGGCTGCAGCAGAGCCTCCTCTCTTCTGCTCCTCTTTAAAGAAAGGCTAGGTTCCTTCTCACtgttcttcctctcctcctcatcttcatcgtcctcctcctcacagagttcctcctcctcctctgtcaggGGAAACTGGCCTTCCCACGATGCACTGCTTCGATCTGTTGTTACAAATAGGTAATTACATCACCTTTATATCGATGGCAAAGCACAACAGGCGAGTGTGTTACACACCTGGTTGGGGACTGTCGTCATCCCCCTTAAGATCCAGATCTTTGTCACCTGTGTCAGTGTGGGATGAGCTGATCTGAGAGTAGAGAGGGTCCAGGCTCTTCATAGCTCTAGCTACAGCTCCTGGGTTCTGGAGGAAAATGAACATGTGAGACAGGTTTCTCTAACCTGACCTTGATTCAAACTGATAACACCAGAACAAACCTTGTTGTCATGGCACCGAGGGCATCCTTTCCTCCGGTGTCTGCGGATTTTTGCATCATGACAAGAACATGGCCAGTCTTTATGCGACCAATCACAGCCCTAGAAAGATTAAACAGTCTTTATCTGACACATCACAGCTCTGGAAACAactgtcaaaagaaaaagggtATTATTGGTAGccaatgtttaaaaaagtcCATGAGTGAAAACTCACTAAAGGATTTTCAGACCTTGTAGTTTCTGTGGGAATCAATCTTCCTCCTCCGGCTCGCCATTGGTTGGATTTTGTGTCCCTCGTCTTCCTCATCGAGCTCAGGGAGTGTCACCTCTTCAAAGCCATTGCTGGCTCCACCTGCTGATACCTGGTTGCACCCCTCTCCACCATCTGACCCGCCCCCTCCTTCTTCTGGCCAATGCGCTTCTTCAAACTGCCCTGGGCGGGCCGCAGGGGGACGAAGCTCATCAAAAAATATCCAGAATTCAGCTTGTAGATGGGTGTGGCCTTTAAGCAGCGTGGCCATCTGAGCCTTTAACTAAAAAcggaaaaaaaccccaaaacaaaacaaaaaacatataacaCTATACCAACTAATTGTTGGTATAGtgttatatgttttttgttttgctgatcaATAATGGTCACTGATAATCCTTGAAATGCAGGGATGTTCTGCTATATATAAGTACTGGTGCGCACCTCTGATGTGCAGGCATAGTTACATTGTGGCTCATTAATCTTGCTCATAACATTTAAtgataaacacacagaggaagatTTTCCGAGCCAGAAGCGTTCTCATGGGCAGGTGAAGTTTACATTTGTCTGGTGAAAGATTCTTTCTGGTGAGTGGGcgggaaaaataaatcaaacgaACCATTTATCTAGATAATGTATGAATATTCTTTCTCCCCACTTGAAAGAAAATGCGGCAGGGCATTATTCTGGTGCACGCCGGCAGCACCACACCAATGTTAAACTGCTATGTTTTATCAGTCATACTGGTTAAAAGTGATTTTTGCTCCAGTTACTGCATCTATTTCAATACATAAAATGACCacccattttatttatttattttttaaatgtttctgagACAACAAGGCCATCCACGGTCAATTAACTGGATGACCATTTCCCCTTGTTATACCATTTTTTGACTACTTTTTTTGATActtacaaattttaaataacagcTTAGATTAGCTTTTAATAAAGTTAATGAGAGGATATTCAAAAGGGGTTTTTTGGTGTCTACCCATTCGTACCTCTGAAATACCATTTAGACTGAGGTCTGGACTGGTTTGGAGAGCCTTGATGATCTTCTGATAATGCGAGGGATTATCGCCAAAGCTGATCTCCAACTGTCGCAGAAAACGTCGGCTGCGTTCAAACGCCTGTTGCTCCTCAAACTGCAGGACCAGAACACAGCAGTGATTTACTGATGCAGGTACAGATACATGGTTGATTAAAGCTGcaagtaaaacacatttcatgaatctcacacacacacaaactgcaattCACGTGACATACGACTGAGATACATCTCAGGATGCACCTGAGATACACCTGGTGTTCAGGTGTTGATGCACTTGTGCAGCTCACCAGTCCACACTCCAGCGCCTGCTCTGGATGCAGGAATGCTGCAAAGTCTCGAAGGAGGTCAGTCCGATCTCCCAGGATGCACCGCAGCTTCCTGAAAAGTGACATCACTTCTTGTCCTTCCCCCACCTGCTCGAACTCATTCAGTAGAGACACAAACTCCTCCACCTGCCCAGGTGCATTCTGAAGAGCATCACACACCTGTTGACACAGTAACACAGCCCTCAgatgaacacatttttctttagacCTGTTTGTAACCCTGTGTTTATCAGAACcagaacaaaatgaagaaattgCCACAGCTGAAGATGCACagtgagattaaaaaaatacgCAGCAAAAGCTAAGTCTATTtacttattgtttattttatagtctatttatttagtttatgaCCTGCTCCTACAACTTAATTTAAAGTGAACACATCATTAACAATGGGTTGACGTGGAAAGTGTCTCTACTACTTGGTTCCTGAACCAAGTTGAAGTGGGTACAGCAAAACATTGAAGTTTTAGTACTGAGTGGGGTGACTGTGCCTATGGATGTGGAGCAGTTGTCCGCCAAACCCAGGTTTTTTGCTTGAACACAACACCAAAGTGTTGTTTGGACCTGTCTGAGTCCATGCATCATCATCTTCTACTTATCCAGAGTAGGTTTGCAGTGGCGACATCTTTCTCACCAGCAACGATTTCCATCTCAGATCAGATGGGATATATATTCTCTCCAACATTTTCCTTGTCTACCACAGGGTCTCCTACCAGCTGGGCCTGCCTGAAAGACCACTAATGGGATGCCCACAGGAGGCATCCTTATTACATGACAAAATTACCTTAACTGGCTCTATTCAATGCAAAGGAGCAGCGACCCTACTCCAAGCTCCCTTCAAATGTCAGAGCTCTGCACCCTATAGGTAGGTTACCAGGACAATTGATGAGGATAAGTTAGTCAACACAATCTTTATTCTGCCCTTTCCCTGAATATCTCAACCAGTCTTTCCAACAAAGCATTGATGACCCATCACATACATGGGAGCTACATGAacaatttaaatctaaaacttAGACACAAATTATTGGTTCACTTATGACAAGAAGAAATATGCATCACAACTACCATCCACAGTTGTAAGGTAAAGAGAACTCTTCAGTTAGGagtttaaatcacatttttcttgGCATCTAAAAAAACAGTCATCTTTCTATTCATTCTTCCACCTAATTCTATTGGGTTTTAGGGTCCACAAATCTATTGGGTTTAACGCTCCACAAAAACACCTAACAACTGCACTTCAGAGCTTATATAATAGTTTAAACCCTAACCTATTCAGGGTTTTCTCTGTCTGGGAAAGaatgtaaagttgtttttttaaaaggtctGCAAAACAATGTGACAGGAAAACAATCACAGGATTAGAACCTGCAGATCAGTATTTGCAGGAACTGTTTCTCTGCTCACCCTGCTGAGGTAATTCTTAGCGAAAGCCATGTCTTTGCTTTCTCTGTGCGGGTCATTCTCCACCAACTTTTCATCATACAGCAGCAAGAGTTTTGCTGCATCTTTACTGTGCCGCTCCTGACGGCTCCTCCTAAGACCACGAAGGGGTCTGCTCCGCCCTGCAGAAAGGtcacaaaacaaaagtgtgtaaGGAGACCTTGGTGCAGAGAGGtcagaaaatatatatgtataaagaGGTTTGTAAAGGTTCTTAGTCATTCTGGTGTGGTTATCTAGAAGCTGAAACTTGGCAACTGGTTATCTTTTTAGTTGGAAACCTTTAGCTACTCATCCAAGTAGCTCTCCAGTCTGAAGCAAAGCTGGTAAAGGGACTATATGCCTACCTCAACTCCCTTATTCAGGTGCACCATCCTTCCCACCCACTTTgccatgtaaaaatgtaaaataaatacactgcaCTTTTACCACCTATGCAAACAGTAACACATTTTGCTTTGTATAAGGCTGCTTAGCTGTAGGCTGCTCACgagccatgctgacccttggcCTCTATTGGATTGAGTGGTGTATTTGGTTTTATGTATGCATTTCTCTCATACCACATGTAGTCTGTATCCAAAATGTGGACCATGTGGTGTtgaggtgttgcttctcattttctGCAACATCCTCCTGTGTAGATGCGGTTTGATCTCTtcaatgtagagctctgaacacTCTTCATGCACGGTATGGCATACACTATGTTACACTTCTTGTGTTTTAGTGTCTGGTCTTTTGTGTTGATGAGtctctgtctcagtgtgtttgtttgtttgaagtgaacaggtaTATCCAAACATTCTTCTGAGTCTGCTCGTCTGTTGTGCCTCTGCTAGATCTGGATATTGTCTTGTTTAAGGCCCATGTAGGATAACCACAGGGCTTGAGAGCTGtcctcagatgttttttttttgggcttcCATAGAGGTGGGGAAGTTTTCTGCCCTCTGGTGCAGTGTTAGATGACTTTCCCTCAAACTGCAGAAGTTAGGTGGATGAGTAGCGAAAAATCTCCAACTACGAACAAAGAAGTAAAGCTGTGCAAAGAGACCTTAAGTGAAGGGTCAGAAACTAAGCCTGTGTAAGGAGACCTTTAGCAAAGATAAAGCTCTAACCTCGTCCACGTCCGGGACACCGTCCTCCTCCTACTTGGGCTGTCCCCTCTCCTGAATGCAACTCCTCATCTTCTTCCCCCTTGTTGATTCTCCCCTTCCCTGGCCGTTCTTTGggccctccctcctcctcttcctcctctgaggTAGGGGAGTGATCCTCCTCAGAGTCTCCATCTGCACAGATTCGGCGCTCTGCTGCCAACCATGTCAGCTGCTTCATTGTCTCCTGCAGGATCACAGGTCAGAAGTCAGAGTCAGGCTGTAACCATGCCATAAGCTCATCTGCATTCCTGTTTACCTGTAGCTCTGGAACAGACAGTACTGACTCCTCTGATGctgatgacatcacttcctCCTCGTCTTCATCTTGTGTGAGGTCATCAaagtcctcctcctcttcctcatccccCTGCCTGTCCTGGTCTTCATCCTTCTCTCcattttcctccctctctccacccccctcctccctagcctcctcctcctccccttctcCCCCCTgctccccctctcctcccctaCCTTCATcttgttctcctcctcctcctgcacctTCTCCCTCTTCTCTGCCACCTCCCTCTCCACCTGTGTTTTCTCCTCCATTCAGACTGACCAAACCCACAATAGTCCTGTTCTCCCTCTCCACCTCCTCGTCATTTTCCTCTACCTCATATTTCACCTCCAACTCCTGAACTTTCCCATTCCCTAgcacctcctccctctcctctgtagAAGACAGGGGACTCACTGTTGATGCTGAAGCTAAACTTTCCTCATCGTTGTCTTCTCTGTCCTCTATCAGCTTGGGGCTTACAGAGCTCTGACTAcccattttcttctcttctctgattggtctgTTCTGCTCTTGCCCCAGAGCATACTGAGATTTGGCAGTGGGCATCGTCCATACCATCTGGAAGAGGAGGTAGCCTGGCTTCACACCAGTGGGTGTCGACGACATGATAGGGTTTGTAATGTTGGAGTTGGGAGGGGGAGTGTCTAGTGTTTGCTGTCTAGTAATAGTCTGGCCACTAGAAGGGCAGTGGGTGGGGAGTGGATGAGCAGCAGCCAATGGGAAGGCCCCACAAACACAAGGTGTAGCTAATGGGAGACCTCCTGAAAGAGAGGGGGGTTTGATAAGTAACTCAACACCTGGGggggaaagagacagacagctgATTGGCTGAACCTGTCTGTCCATGTATCTGTCTGCAGGGGCTTTGGCCAGTGGGAgcagtgttgcattgtgggcCAGCGTGAAAAACCGTCTGTGGTGGGGGATGGGGGGGCGGGACTTGTTCAGCCAATATGGGTGGAGTCTGAGGGTGCATCcaggggggagggagggggggtaACTGCTGGAGTCCAGCCGGGTCTTCTGGATGATCTGATGACTGTTCTACAGATTAAGAGTCACAGGTGGGTTAGTTATTAATCGGTTACAAAAATACGTTGATTTACTAACCATGCATTGACGCATTGATAGTACACAAAGATTTGGGACCATAAAGAAATTACCTCAAAGTGCACGTATTTACTTGTTACCTAgagcacaaaaatataaatatttgtgttctgaaatcAGCAGATATGAATTCTGAAAAACACCACTGAGATTAGCGTATGACGaaataaacttgtggagcagcttcttctctctgagaTTCTCTCTGATTATTTACAGCCAAGTGTCAGctgagagggagcagacagctcagttaaagtcaaagttactccTTAACTCTACTGGATGACAATGCTCCATTGGGTACCAGCGTAAAAAGACTTCTAAAACGGTCTATATGAGAAAATGATCCAAACACTCAAACAATTATAGATGTGCAGAAAAGCTGTGCCCACAGTTTCCCATCCACAGTCATGTTTTCACTATAACAAGCTTGTCGGTTATTTGCTAACTGCTATGAACACATTGGCTTTCATCACACCTAAAGCTGGAAATCATAAGAGCTGCATGTGCTGTACTTAATGCACTGCACCTAGCTGTTCAACCTGTGCCACAGGTTCTGATGGACACTGAGATAGTTACAGCCCCAAACCAGGCATAACACTGTAGCAGTTGTAGTTGTGAGCAgagtccccatcagcagcagacagaggaggagcgGGATCAGTGATAGTGACCACtttaatgttcatttttctattctgttacagtatttaaactaaagtaaactgcACTGTTTACTGATAATGTAGATTGCACCAAATTCAATTAACTTCCTGTAGGAGAGACTTTATATttgtctgtaaaacaaaaattaccaTTTAAGATTGGCCTATTTTGGCGGGTAGGAGTAATGCCCacattatttttagtaaattcattatgttaaattattatatattaatttaaaaataaagaaagagcttcatgggaaaataatcaatagattaattgaaaaaataatcaataaattaaatcaacaaaaaagCGTTAGGTGCAGCCCTAGTTATTATACAATACTATTTACTGTGATTGATGAATTaaatgttatatattatattgaTAAACACTAATTTGACTTTAGTTTGTGGTCTCAGCAAATCCTGGACCACACTCCTGGAGTGTGGTTCTGATTTAGTGTCACACCTTGAGCCAGTTGGGCATGTCAgagttttttctttccactggGGGGCGCTGGTCTCCAGGCTGAACTCTGTTGCAGGCAAGTGGCAGGGGGGGGACGACTCCGTGGGTCAGATACATCTGAAAAGCACAACAGTAAGAGTTTATTGTCACCAGTTCTCTGAAACCAAACCCACTGTGTACCATCTTAATCTCTGCTACgtcaagctctgcctcctgtcttttttcaGTGCAACTGAAGCTGTaaaacatctctggtctcaccacagtctttaacacctttcctttcattctcccTGATACTTTTTTGTCCAACTGTCTAGCCTACCCTATCATAGTCCCAACCAGTCTTTACTGCCAGTACAATACTGTCACTTTTTAAGTAAACAGcaccagccaatcagaggatgtcaatgtcttgcccaaggacactttgaagAATGGATAGGATCTAGAAAAATTAGCCATTATTAGCCAGTTTAAAATCCACTTTCTACCAATAATGTGCTATTAGGTTCCCTTGTGACCACTTAAACCACAATCGTTAAGATCAGGTCTATTTAGTGACAATTTGTTATCAGTCAACACTTTGTCAATCACCTGTCCCATCTAGACATTTATAGCAACAGGTTCTCTTAAGATATACTGATGATGTCAGAAAGTGTGTGTTGATGTCATTGAAGTCACCTTAATGACATTGTTGGGTGGAGCTCTCTGGCTGCTCATCTCTCTGACGTGTTTCCTGAAGTTCCATCGGTTTTTGCAGAGCAGGTAGGAGCTAATCAGCTCATCAGACTGGACCGTCCCCTCGAAATGCTTCAAACCAAGAACGATCAGTCTGCACAGACACATCGTGAATAACAATGATTCATACAAAAGCTTGTTATCACACTTAAAGATGGCACCAGATCTCCAAACGCACATGCTCATTTGTTTCTCCAGCTAAGAACTAAAAAAGTACCCCAACTCAATACCCAAAAGTGCCAGTGGTTGTACCACCTCAAAAGGTTTAGTCAATTTATGGAACTAAGAACATGCAATGAAATCCTCTTGTTCTCAATAAGATATAACaattcctgtcctttccaccgcaCGACTCCACTGTTTCTgcctgcctgtctctcagacatctcagccttgatgagagagagacatctttagCTCAACCTCtacaagaccgaagtccttgtcttcccagccagaccttgaCGCAAcacatcaacattggatctacagtgattgtctaGGGCaccagatttgccctctacaacatcaggaagatcagaccctacatcacggaacaTGCAACCCCACTCATTGtgcaggcgctggtcatatctcgtcttgattactgctaCGCTTTGTTCATGGGGTTACTGgaatccacaatcaaacccttgcagatgattcaaaacgcagcagctcgcctcattttaatcagccaaaaaagacccgtGTCACACCACTCTTGAGATCTCTACAATGGCTTCCTGTAGcagctcgcatcaggttcaaagcgctgtctcttgcttacagtgtgtttaactgaacagctcctgcttatctcaactcactcattcaagtctacaatccttcccatccgctgcggtctgccaacaaaggacgtctggtggtcccagcaccgcacagaagacaccaagcaaaactgtttagcgttacgatcccacgatggtggaatgagctaccaaactctgcacgctcagcagactcccTCCCAATATTCAAGaaactgtggaaaaacaaaactgttccgcatcttcctatgcacttaaatctatctAAAAAGAagtgctctttctcgcacttggatcttgtgaaatgtgaacacttttctgataggactttgctttgatgttttctccttgacttagatttttgcttgccttgtacctcacttgtaagttgctttggataaaagcctatggataaatgactaaatgtaaaatgtaaatgtaaaatctagATTAAGTACAAAATTAgtcaactgagaaaaaaaagatctgaAAACGTATTGAACTTTatgatgttaataaaatatataggacatttttgaaaatatgaaaacttaTACTAATTACAAATAAGGGAGAAAATGGCCACAACAGGCCTCAGCAGTGATGAAAACATCACCATTGTGATTCAGAATCCTAGAGGACCATCACATGATCACACAAGCAACTATAAGAACAAGGTAATAGACTGTTTAAAATAGCTGGAAAGAGACCACACTATTGGTAAAGCCACCCCTTGCATGTATGAACCCCATTTGTTACAGAAGAATAAGAATAAGCTTTCCTCAGACCCATTGTCAGTAGCATTAATTTAAGTTCCATTCAAACATGCACTAATATACCTGTGGGTAAAAGCAACTTCTTATTatagacacttttatccaaagcaacttataCGTGAGGTCTAAGTcatgaagaaaacatcaaagcaaagtcctgtcagaaaagtgtttacatttcatgagatgcaagtacaaaaagagcagaaacaatttttttttttttttttttttttttttaaaggatttaagTGCTTAAGAGATTTAAGAGATTTTTTCAAGCCAGTTCAGGCACATCTGTTGGTGGGACAgtgttacatttaaaactgtttacGTGGTAAATACAGCTCCATAACTATGGCACGTTCATGCTAACAAGACAGATCACTGTCCAAAAATCAAAGAGGTACATGATTTTTGATTTGATAGAAATCTCAGATCATCACACACTCTGCAGTATCCTAACACTAATCACTGCTCAacctggtggtggtggtggtttcGATGAGGTGGTGTAGGGGCAGTAACAAGCTCATTCATTGGAGAAACTGTATGGAATACATCCATCTCCTCCATCTGGACAGATTCTGACATGAATCATGCAGTAGTTTTAGGCTGCTCCATCTGTATCGCaatgaaccttcaaggtatcttgGTAGGGGCACATCTGTAACTCTCACAGGGCCTCTCCACAGGTGtgcttcatctctctctctctctctataccacatccctgggttctataaTTTCCTTCACAAGGCTACATCAAGCATTTCTCCCCGTCTCTCCAACATCTCTGCATCTGGCCACTTTTCCTCCGTCTCTCAAGCATCCAGATTCACACTCTACAGCACCAGATTAGATTAGACCTTAAGGATTAGACCTAGAGCCCTCTTGATTCCTAACCCAACATTTTGTGTAATCACATCAATTTTGTGTATGTACCCATCCTCTCCTGCAGTATAAACACTCCTCTTC
This window harbors:
- the gon4lb gene encoding GON-4-like protein isoform X8 — translated: MTSTFAPQHILTAPEPSFLDRLNAVEEELDCSPAYTYNQAEGRADEDCLAYRTRSRLPLVNVPLGRLEAKLLAPDITADMYDQSIGQREEDRHWTEWLQSLMALDSEGEGDDDEDDPEYNFLDDLDEPDLEDYRTDRAVQITKKEVNELLEELFDTLQEEEEVVPEEEEESPLKVGPKFNVPQALRFEPPLAGMLTERRQTVRKQYEALQQKRALQDTTNHHHAILKDTPSPPPNRVTPLLVLPGQECPTLHLDFAQKLQLQQQIQQHVQLLTQVQLLSCQIPALNHEACITKQYLEELQQFSQRREALFFPSSFRVCNLQGALDLLQEVEQRKKPSPALATSRRLLPRMTPATNSHAFPLLPTDTAWLFATRSVFLYPELLPVCSLDPALHSRQKRSVYTAGEDGLIVLGLKHFEGTVQSDELISSYLLCKNRWNFRKHVREMSSQRAPPNNVIKMYLTHGVVPPLPLACNRVQPGDQRPPVERKNSDMPNWLKNSHQIIQKTRLDSSSYPPSLPPGCTLRLHPYWLNKSRPPIPHHRRFFTLAHNATLLPLAKAPADRYMDRQVQPISCLSLSPPGVELLIKPPSLSGGLPLATPCVCGAFPLAAAHPLPTHCPSSGQTITRQQTLDTPPPNSNITNPIMSSTPTGVKPGYLLFQMVWTMPTAKSQYALGQEQNRPIREEKKMGSQSSVSPKLIEDREDNDEESLASASTVSPLSSTEEREEVLGNGKVQELEVKYEVEENDEEVERENRTIVGLVSLNGGENTGGEGGGREEGEGAGGGGEQDEGRGGEGEQGGEGEEEEAREEGGGEREENGEKDEDQDRQGDEEEEEDFDDLTQDEDEEEVMSSASEESVLSVPELQETMKQLTWLAAERRICADGDSEEDHSPTSEEEEEEGGPKERPGKGRINKGEEDEELHSGEGTAQVGGGRCPGRGRGRSRPLRGLRRSRQERHSKDAAKLLLLYDEKLVENDPHRESKDMAFAKNYLSRVCDALQNAPGQVEEFVSLLNEFEQVGEGQEVMSLFRKLRCILGDRTDLLRDFAAFLHPEQALECGLFEEQQAFERSRRFLRQLEISFGDNPSHYQKIIKALQTSPDLSLNGISELKAQMATLLKGHTHLQAEFWIFFDELRPPAARPGQFEEAHWPEEGGGGSDGGEGCNQVSAGGASNGFEEVTLPELDEEDEGHKIQPMASRRRKIDSHRNYKGCDWSHKDWPCSCHDAKIRRHRRKGCPRCHDNKNPGAVARAMKSLDPLYSQISSSHTDTGDKDLDLKGDDDSPQPDRSSASWEGQFPLTEEEEELCEEEDDEDEEERKNSEKEPSLSLKRSRREEALLQPTVTPSSSSVTTTSVRSSIFTSVSSSLFTSSSGPPRPSPPPDLPVCAKNISLTASGKKVILWTREADRVILTTCQQDGANSNTFQAISNLLGNKTPSEVSRRFRDLMRLFQTAARQTSSEDEAPSTESTGANQEED